From the Candidatus Hydrogenedentota bacterium genome, the window GACGCGGGCATCGTGCGCAACCGGCTGAAGATCGAGTCGGCGGTGGCGAACGCGCGCGCGACGCTGGCGGCGCAGGAGCGCTTCGGGTCGCTGGATGCGCTGCTGTGGCGCTTCGCCGAGGGTTCGGTGCCGACCGCGCCGCCGCGCAGCCTGGCGGAGATTCCGGCGCAGACGGCGGCGTCGCAGGCGATGAGCCGTGAGCTGAAGCGCCTGGGCTTCCGCTTCGTGGGGCCGACGGTGTGCTACGCCTTCATGCAGGCGGTGGGGATGGTCAATGACCATGTGGAGGGGTGCTTCCGCCAGCGCGAGATCGCGGCGCAGCGCTGCGCGACGTCACCACCCCCCAGGCCTTGAGCCGGTTGCAGGAACGCCTCGCGGCGTTGCCCTGCAGGCTCTGGCGCAGCCAGGCGGCATCGCCTGCTTGCGAAGCGGCAGCGATCGAAGTGATCCATGGCAAGGCCGGGTTCGCTGCGCATCGCTAGGATCGTCCCCATGAGCCTCTACCAGGATTTTGCCGACCGGACCGCACAGCGGATCGCCGAGGGTGTCTTGCGCCCGGGCGACAAACTGCTCTCCGTCCGCCAGGCCTGCAAGACCCACGGCATCAGCCCGATCACGGTCACCCAGGCCTACCACCTGCTCGAGAGCCGAGGCCTGATCGAGGCGCGGCCGAAGTCGGGCTACTTCGTGCGCGCCCGGCTTGGCAGCAGACTGCCCGAG encodes:
- a CDS encoding winged helix-turn-helix transcriptional regulator, encoding MSLYQDFADRTAQRIAEGVLRPGDKLLSVRQACKTHGISPITVTQAYHLLESRGLIEARPKSGYFVRARLGSRLPE
- a CDS encoding DNA-3-methyladenine glycosylase I translates to DAGIVRNRLKIESAVANARATLAAQERFGSLDALLWRFAEGSVPTAPPRSLAEIPAQTAASQAMSRELKRLGFRFVGPTVCYAFMQAVGMVNDHVEGCFRQREIAAQRCATSPPPRP